In the Paroedura picta isolate Pp20150507F chromosome 15, Ppicta_v3.0, whole genome shotgun sequence genome, one interval contains:
- the PIGW gene encoding glucosaminyl-phosphatidylinositol-acyltransferase PIGW, giving the protein MSQKLLKEEFISNLNGTTLLEISIGLTLAPLCLLSRGLLLILYFLHRGRPLSSKSAHFLLDFTVLVVPPVFCCTVLAPVLPWVILSITAFCAGLVYKIYCRRTTHVKVPLQQILNDFLSTGLEPGYVPSITVFRVYVNVLTSISILAVDFPQYPRRYAKTETYGTGVMDLGVGSFVFANAVVCPEVRMKPGAVQSKFFYLTRQFFAVWPLFLLGFGRLMSVKAVEYHEHVSEYGTHWNFFFTLAIVRMAASLLLTLFPAHKAWIVATTLAVVYECFLTFTSLKMFILHGSDGQGSRAGFLNANREGIFSVIGYLAIYIASVQVGLYLLKKRGSVREWLGVMCSFLGLILLLFLFLYASQTYIETVSRRMANLSFCTWIVAHGLLLFNLFLAADLVLVFAKLLADGATVPCSWNFAQPSVTNKKYDLEPRDGPGLPHIRPGTDHSVCMISAVNKNQLLYFLLANLLTGLVNMMVDTIHSTAIFAMFVLHIYMLANCLIMYILQAKKIILKWW; this is encoded by the coding sequence atgtcacagaaactCTTAAAAGAAGAATTTATAAGTAACCTGAACGGCACAACCTTGCTTGAGATTTCCATCGGTTTAACCCTAGCACCGTTATGTCTGCTGTCCAGGGGATTGCTGTTGATCTTATATTTTCTCCACCGTGGAAGACCTTTGAGTTCAAAGAGTGCCCATTTTTTATTGGACTTCACTGTTTTAGTGGTCCCTCCTGTGTTCTGCTGCACAGTTCTGGCTCCTGTCCTCCCTTGGGTGATACTCTCCATTACAGCATTCTGCGCAGGCCTGGTTTATAAGATCTACTGTAGAAGAACAACTCATGTCAAAGTGCCCCTTCAACAAATCCTAAATGATTTCCTGAGCACAGGGTTAGAACCAGGGTACGTTCCTTCCATAACAGTTTTCCGAGTGTATGTCAACGTGTTGACGTCCATCAGCATTCTGGCTGTGGATTTCCCGCAATACCCCCGCCGATATGCCAAAACGGAGACCTATGGAACAGGAGTTATGGATTTGGGGGTTGGATCTTTTGTTTTTGCCAACGCCGTGGTTTGTCCTGAAGTCCGGATGAAGCCGGGAGCAGTGCAAAGCAAGTTCTTTTACCTCACGAGGCAGTTCTTTGCGGTgtggcccctcttcctccttggCTTTGGCCGACTGATGAGCGTGAAGGCGGTAGAGTACCACGAACATGTCTCGGAATACGGCACACACTGGAACTTCTTCTTCACCCTGGCCATTGTGCGAATGGCAGCATCGCTACTCTTGACTTTATTTCCTGCGCACAAAGCGTGGATCGTAGCCACAACTCTTGCTGTGGTCTATGAATGCTTTCTTACCTTTACATCCCTGAAGATGTTTATCTTGCACGGGAGTGATGGGCAAGGCTCAAGGGCTGGATTTTTAAATGCCAACAGAGAAGGCATCTTTTCCGTCATTGGTTATCTTGCCATCTACATCGCAAGCGTGCAAGTGGGCTTGTATTTGTTAAAGAAAAGGGGCTCCGTCCGAGAGTGGCTTGGCGTGATGTGCTCCTTCCTGGGGTtaattctccttctcttcttgttTCTCTATGCAAGTCAAACATACATCGAAACTGTATCCCGACGAATGGCAAATCTCTCGTTCTGCACATGGATTGTCGCTCAtggcctgctactctttaactTATTTTTAGCAGCTGATCTTGTTTTGGTGTTTGCGAAGCTCCTGGCCGATGGAGCAACTGTTCCCTGCAGCTGGAATTTTGCCCAGCCATCtgtaacaaataaaaaatatgatCTGGAACCCCGGGACGGACCAGGGCTGCCCCATATCAGACCCGGGACGGACCACAGCGTGTGCATGATCAGTGCTGTTAACAAAAACCAGCTGCTCTATTTCTTGCTAGCAAATCTCCTGACTGGACTTGTGAACATGATGGTTGATACCATTCATAGTACTGCAATCTTTGCTATGTTTGTTCTGCACATTTACATGCTTGCAAACTGCCTGATTATGTATATATTGCAAGCAAAAAAGATCATCTTAAAGTGGTGGTAG